From Cellulomonas oligotrophica, a single genomic window includes:
- the def gene encoding peptide deformylase: MALREIRTVGDPVLRTPCDPITTIDDRVRTLVDDLLETVDMDGRAGLAANQIGVGLRAFSWNIDDEIGYVLNPVIVELSEDEYQDGDEGCLSVPGLWYPTRRAWYARVVGTDLDGKEVTVEGVELMARCLQHEVDHLDGKLYLDRLERSVRKKAMRAMREQL; encoded by the coding sequence ATGGCTCTGCGTGAGATCCGCACCGTCGGCGACCCCGTCCTGCGCACCCCGTGCGACCCGATCACCACGATCGACGACCGGGTGCGGACCCTCGTCGACGACCTCCTCGAGACCGTCGACATGGACGGCCGCGCGGGGCTGGCCGCGAACCAGATCGGCGTCGGCCTGCGGGCGTTCTCCTGGAACATCGACGACGAGATCGGCTACGTCCTCAACCCCGTCATCGTCGAGCTCTCCGAGGACGAGTACCAGGACGGCGACGAGGGCTGCCTGTCGGTCCCCGGCCTGTGGTACCCGACGCGGCGTGCCTGGTACGCGCGGGTCGTCGGCACCGACCTCGACGGCAAGGAGGTCACGGTCGAGGGCGTCGAGCTCATGGCCCGCTGCCTGCAGCACGAGGTCGACCACCTCGACGGCAAGCTCTACCTCGACCGCCTCGAGCGGTCCGTGCGCAAGAAGGCCATGCGCGCGATGCGCGAGCAGCTCTGA
- a CDS encoding BldC family transcriptional regulator: MSVDIPAAPLSQGSLLTPGEVAVLFRVDPKTVTRWAQAGKLSAVRTLGGHRRFHEAEVRQLLTGVPQQRIGQ; the protein is encoded by the coding sequence ATGTCTGTCGACATCCCCGCCGCCCCCCTCTCGCAGGGTTCCCTCCTCACGCCTGGTGAGGTCGCGGTCCTCTTCCGGGTCGACCCGAAGACGGTCACCCGCTGGGCGCAGGCCGGCAAGCTCTCCGCGGTCCGCACGCTCGGCGGCCACCGCCGCTTCCACGAGGCCGAGGTCCGCCAGCTCCTCACCGGTGTGCCGCAGCAGCGCATCGGCCAGTGA